In Neisseria dentiae, one DNA window encodes the following:
- the efeB gene encoding iron uptake transporter deferrochelatase/peroxidase subunit: MPDNQPPAQPGKRTLLKTAAAAGAAGIAAAAGGFVWGEKQGKTKQETVQQQHSQQSYPCYGTHQAGITTPHQQFGIMAAFDAAVKNAKELEYLFRVLTSRIEFLTQGGELNDGDAKLPPAGSGILGKTVRPDGLTVTIGVGAGLFDQRFGLADKKPKHLQEMKKFPNDRLQPEWCDGDISIQICAFTPETCQNALRDIIKHTAQLLTTRWSIDGFLPKTEPGTAARNLFGFRDGSANPNVQDSEIAGEVLWTGIAANSSDEPAWAKNGSYQAVRLIRHFVEFWDRTPLQEQEAIFGREKYSGAPLGMKKEHDTPDYARDPEGKTIPKDSHMRLANPRNPEFLKKHRLFRRPFNYSRGLAKNGQLDVGLVFICYQANLADGFIFVQKLLDFEPLEEYISPFGGGYFFVLPGVEKGGFFGQGLLLG, translated from the coding sequence ATGCCGGACAACCAACCGCCCGCCCAACCCGGAAAACGCACCCTGTTGAAAACCGCCGCCGCCGCAGGCGCAGCCGGCATTGCCGCCGCCGCAGGCGGATTCGTGTGGGGCGAAAAACAGGGCAAAACCAAACAGGAAACCGTGCAACAGCAGCATTCCCAACAAAGCTACCCCTGCTACGGCACGCATCAGGCGGGCATCACCACCCCGCACCAGCAGTTCGGCATCATGGCCGCGTTTGATGCGGCGGTGAAAAACGCCAAAGAGCTGGAATACCTGTTCCGCGTTCTCACTTCGCGCATCGAATTTCTCACCCAAGGCGGCGAATTGAACGACGGCGACGCCAAACTGCCGCCCGCCGGCAGCGGCATACTCGGCAAAACCGTCCGCCCCGACGGCCTCACCGTTACCATCGGCGTGGGCGCCGGCCTGTTCGACCAACGCTTCGGCCTGGCAGACAAAAAGCCCAAACATTTGCAGGAAATGAAAAAATTCCCCAACGACCGCCTCCAACCCGAATGGTGCGACGGCGACATCAGCATCCAGATTTGCGCCTTTACCCCCGAAACCTGCCAAAACGCCCTGCGCGACATCATCAAACATACCGCCCAACTGCTCACCACCCGCTGGAGCATCGACGGCTTTCTGCCCAAAACCGAGCCGGGCACCGCCGCCCGCAACCTGTTCGGCTTTCGCGACGGCAGCGCCAACCCGAACGTGCAAGACTCTGAAATTGCCGGTGAGGTATTGTGGACGGGCATCGCCGCCAACAGCTCGGACGAACCCGCATGGGCGAAAAACGGCAGCTATCAGGCCGTGCGGCTGATCCGCCATTTCGTTGAGTTTTGGGACAGAACTCCGCTGCAAGAGCAGGAAGCCATTTTCGGGCGCGAAAAATACAGCGGCGCCCCGTTGGGCATGAAAAAAGAGCACGACACCCCCGATTACGCGCGCGACCCGGAGGGCAAAACTATCCCCAAAGACAGCCATATGCGCCTGGCCAACCCGCGCAACCCCGAATTTCTCAAAAAACACCGGCTTTTCAGACGGCCTTTCAACTACTCGCGCGGTCTGGCCAAAAACGGCCAACTGGATGTGGGGCTGGTGTTTATCTGCTATCAGGCCAACCTTGCCGACGGCTTTATCTTCGTGCAGAAACTGCTTGATTTCGAGCCGCTCGAAGAATACATCAGCCCGTTCGGCGGCGGCTATTTCTTCGTTTTGCCCGGCGTTGAAAAAGGCGGGTTTTTCGGGCAGGGGCTGTTGTTGGGCTGA
- the arsC gene encoding arsenate reductase (glutaredoxin) (This arsenate reductase requires both glutathione and glutaredoxin to convert arsenate to arsenite, after which the efflux transporter formed by ArsA and ArsB can extrude the arsenite from the cell, providing resistance.), which translates to MLKTVTLYHNNRCSKSRAALSLLNVRGIDTEVVNYLDTPPSLEELQSIFAKLGADSPRSMMRVKDALYRELGLDNPALGNDDLLKAIAEHPALLERPIVVAGDKAAVGRPLENIEALL; encoded by the coding sequence ATGCTGAAAACCGTTACACTCTACCATAACAACCGTTGCAGCAAATCCCGCGCCGCCCTTTCGCTGCTCAACGTGCGCGGCATAGACACCGAAGTGGTGAATTATCTCGACACCCCGCCTTCGCTCGAAGAGCTGCAAAGCATTTTCGCCAAGCTCGGCGCCGATTCGCCCCGCAGCATGATGCGCGTGAAAGATGCGCTCTACCGCGAACTGGGGCTGGACAACCCCGCTCTGGGCAACGACGATCTGCTCAAAGCCATCGCCGAGCACCCCGCGCTTTTAGAACGGCCGATTGTGGTGGCGGGCGATAAAGCAGCGGTAGGCAGACCGCTGGAAAACATCGAAGCCTTGCTGTAA
- a CDS encoding CopD family protein produces the protein MYLWFKLLHVFFIISWFAGLFYLPRIYVNLAQVEAGNRGEYLRLLGMAERLFKFMTPLGIGAVLTGFVIPFVTGWWGMGWVHTKVTLGVVLLGYHFYCYRLLLDFQDNRNRYSHKWFRVFNEIPVVIMVAALYLVVFKPF, from the coding sequence ATGTATTTGTGGTTCAAACTGCTGCATGTGTTTTTCATTATTTCGTGGTTTGCCGGGCTGTTTTACCTGCCGCGCATTTATGTGAACCTCGCCCAAGTCGAGGCGGGCAACCGCGGCGAATACTTGCGCCTGTTGGGCATGGCCGAGCGTTTGTTTAAGTTTATGACGCCGCTGGGCATCGGTGCGGTGCTGACAGGCTTTGTGATTCCGTTTGTTACCGGCTGGTGGGGCATGGGTTGGGTGCACACCAAAGTAACGCTGGGCGTGGTGCTGTTGGGCTATCATTTTTATTGCTACCGCCTGCTGCTTGATTTTCAAGACAACCGCAACCGCTATTCGCACAAATGGTTCCGCGTGTTTAACGAAATCCCTGTAGTGATTATGGTTGCCGCGCTGTATTTGGTGGTGTTCAAACCGTTTTAA
- the truC gene encoding tRNA pseudouridine(65) synthase TruC, producing MLEILYRDSLCIAVNKPAGMLVHRSWLDSRETVFVMQTLRNQTGCHVFPVHRLDRPTSGVLLFAFNKESARALTQQFEQKNVQKRYWAVVRGHLCGSGHIDYPLKEEADKIADPFADPGKPAQNAVTDYRCLALTEQPFQSAKRYATSRYSWLELTPHTGRKHQLRRHLKHIFHPIVGDTTHGDNAQNRAVAEHTGATRLLLHARELVFQSPENGQTVTVRADAGEQWQRVAEAFGWAGLPVR from the coding sequence ATGCTCGAAATCCTCTACCGCGACAGCCTCTGCATCGCCGTCAACAAACCCGCCGGCATGCTGGTGCACAGAAGCTGGCTCGACAGCCGCGAAACCGTATTCGTGATGCAGACCCTGCGCAACCAAACCGGCTGCCATGTGTTCCCCGTCCACCGTCTCGACCGCCCCACCTCGGGCGTTTTACTGTTTGCCTTCAACAAAGAAAGCGCCCGCGCCCTCACGCAGCAGTTCGAGCAAAAAAACGTGCAAAAACGCTATTGGGCGGTGGTGCGCGGCCATTTGTGCGGCAGCGGCCACATCGACTACCCGCTCAAAGAAGAGGCCGACAAAATCGCCGACCCTTTCGCCGACCCCGGCAAACCCGCCCAAAACGCCGTTACCGACTACCGCTGCCTCGCCCTCACCGAGCAGCCCTTCCAATCGGCCAAACGCTACGCCACTTCGCGCTATTCGTGGCTGGAACTCACCCCGCACACCGGCCGCAAACACCAGCTGCGCCGCCACCTGAAACACATTTTCCACCCCATCGTGGGCGACACCACCCACGGCGACAACGCCCAAAACCGCGCCGTGGCCGAACACACCGGCGCCACCCGCCTGCTTTTGCACGCACGCGAACTGGTGTTCCAAAGCCCCGAAAACGGCCAAACCGTTACCGTGCGCGCCGATGCAGGCGAACAATGGCAGCGGGTGGCCGAAGCTTTCGGCTGGGCGGGTTTGCCGGTGAGATAA
- a CDS encoding YdcF family protein, which produces MHTPALRSRNGLRYHFLHGLVLSLLLVAFAFACCVWSVYRTGNQTLPTYVHADAAVVLGAAAWDKRPSPVFQERINHGIALYQSGRVEKLVFTGGTPKKGFMTEAEVGRRYALKQGVPARDILFENKSRNTYENLYNVRPLLRTNGIGTIIIVSDPYHTARAAAIAKDLDLNAYTSGTPTTRYSESRKKTKFLLQESYALFLYYFERWGNSVLAFFGLR; this is translated from the coding sequence ATGCACACACCCGCCCTACGCAGCCGCAACGGCCTACGCTACCACTTTCTGCACGGCTTGGTTTTAAGCCTGCTGCTGGTGGCGTTTGCATTCGCCTGCTGCGTGTGGTCGGTTTACCGCACCGGCAACCAAACCCTGCCCACCTATGTGCACGCCGATGCCGCCGTGGTGTTGGGTGCGGCCGCATGGGACAAACGCCCCTCACCCGTGTTTCAAGAGCGCATCAACCACGGCATCGCCCTTTACCAGAGCGGGCGCGTGGAAAAACTGGTGTTCACCGGCGGCACCCCCAAAAAAGGCTTTATGACCGAAGCCGAAGTCGGCCGCCGCTACGCCCTCAAACAAGGCGTGCCCGCGCGCGACATCCTGTTTGAAAACAAATCGCGCAACACCTATGAAAACCTGTATAACGTGCGCCCGCTGCTGCGCACCAACGGCATCGGCACCATCATCATCGTCAGCGACCCCTACCACACCGCCCGCGCCGCCGCCATTGCCAAAGATTTGGATTTGAACGCCTACACCTCGGGCACGCCCACCACCCGTTACAGCGAATCGCGCAAAAAAACCAAGTTTTTATTGCAGGAAAGCTATGCGCTGTTTCTCTATTATTTCGAGCGTTGGGGCAACAGCGTGCTGGCGTTTTTCGGCTTGAGATAA
- a CDS encoding TlpA disulfide reductase family protein, with the protein MKILSALLLAAVCGTAAAAELQSWDGSAPQHTASLKAPVRIINLWATWCAPCRKEMPAMSAWYQKQKKGSVDMVGIALDSRENIAKFLKQTPVAYPVWRYTGNDSRSFMKGLGNTVGGLPFTVVEAPKCAYKQTVLGEVTAAKLDQALAKARAKCGYR; encoded by the coding sequence ATGAAAATTTTATCCGCCCTGTTACTGGCCGCCGTGTGCGGCACCGCCGCCGCCGCCGAACTGCAAAGCTGGGACGGCAGCGCGCCGCAGCACACCGCGTCGCTCAAAGCGCCCGTGCGCATCATCAACCTGTGGGCAACCTGGTGCGCGCCCTGCCGCAAAGAAATGCCGGCCATGTCGGCATGGTATCAAAAGCAGAAAAAAGGCAGCGTGGATATGGTGGGCATCGCACTCGACAGCCGCGAAAACATCGCCAAATTCCTCAAACAAACGCCGGTGGCCTACCCGGTTTGGCGCTACACCGGCAACGACAGCCGCAGTTTTATGAAAGGTTTGGGCAACACCGTGGGCGGCCTGCCCTTTACGGTGGTGGAAGCGCCGAAATGCGCTTATAAACAAACGGTTTTGGGCGAGGTTACGGCGGCAAAGCTCGATCAGGCGTTGGCCAAGGCGCGGGCGAAATGCGGTTATCGTTAA
- the mltA gene encoding murein transglycosylase A, which yields MNRKTFYRIALLGITAAVLAACGTKKSKPGPSVPPVQQPPAPPVTQGRPLPAGMPSPQGFVHTPGGGASYKVVPHSAMPQWNEQNFADSLRSFRLGCEKLQAQQNWRNVCAQAAQTPYKNAEAKAFFEQYFTPWQVSANGNLGGTITGYYEPVLLGDSKSTGKARFPIYGIPNDFISVDLPANLRNSKSTVRIRQTGPNKGVIDANGPYSANLGQFPVSERTRALKGRFAGSRFVPYYTRAQINGGALDGKAPVLGYAEDPVELFFLHIQGSGRLKTPEGKYIRVGYADKNEYPYVSIGRYMADKGYLPLAQTTMQGIKEYMRRNPQKLAEVLGQNPSYVFFRPLPGNDDGPVGALGTPLMGQYAGAIDRHYITLGAPLFVATVHPANNYALNRLIMAQDTGSAIKGAVRVDYFWGYGDEAGAVAGKQKHRGYVWQLLPNGVMPEYRP from the coding sequence ATGAACCGCAAAACCTTTTACCGCATCGCCCTGTTGGGCATCACCGCCGCCGTTTTAGCCGCCTGCGGCACCAAAAAAAGCAAGCCCGGGCCAAGTGTGCCGCCGGTGCAGCAACCGCCCGCCCCGCCGGTAACGCAGGGCCGGCCGCTGCCCGCCGGCATGCCTTCGCCGCAAGGTTTCGTGCACACCCCCGGCGGCGGTGCCAGCTACAAAGTCGTGCCCCACAGCGCCATGCCGCAATGGAACGAGCAAAACTTCGCCGACAGCCTGCGCTCGTTCCGCCTCGGCTGCGAAAAACTGCAAGCACAGCAAAACTGGCGCAACGTGTGCGCCCAAGCCGCGCAAACGCCCTATAAAAACGCCGAAGCCAAAGCCTTTTTCGAGCAATATTTCACCCCGTGGCAGGTAAGCGCCAACGGCAATTTGGGCGGCACCATCACCGGCTATTACGAACCCGTGCTCTTGGGCGACTCGAAAAGCACCGGCAAAGCCCGCTTTCCCATCTACGGCATTCCCAACGACTTCATTTCGGTCGATCTGCCCGCCAACCTGCGCAACAGCAAAAGCACCGTGCGCATCCGCCAAACCGGCCCCAACAAAGGCGTGATCGATGCCAACGGCCCATATTCGGCCAATCTCGGCCAGTTCCCCGTCAGCGAGCGCACCCGCGCCCTGAAAGGCCGTTTCGCAGGCAGCCGCTTCGTGCCGTATTACACCCGCGCCCAGATTAACGGCGGCGCGCTCGACGGCAAAGCGCCGGTATTGGGCTACGCCGAAGACCCGGTGGAATTGTTTTTCCTGCACATCCAAGGCTCCGGCCGTCTGAAAACCCCCGAAGGCAAATATATCCGCGTGGGCTATGCCGACAAAAACGAATACCCCTACGTTTCGATAGGCCGCTACATGGCCGACAAAGGCTACCTGCCGCTGGCGCAAACCACCATGCAGGGCATCAAAGAATATATGCGCCGCAACCCGCAGAAACTGGCCGAAGTGTTGGGGCAAAACCCCAGCTACGTATTCTTCCGCCCGCTGCCCGGCAATGACGACGGCCCCGTCGGCGCACTCGGCACCCCGCTGATGGGCCAATATGCCGGCGCCATCGACCGCCACTACATCACGCTGGGCGCACCGCTGTTCGTGGCCACCGTCCACCCCGCCAACAACTACGCCCTCAACCGCCTGATTATGGCGCAAGACACCGGCAGCGCAATTAAAGGCGCGGTGCGGGTGGATTATTTCTGGGGCTACGGCGACGAAGCCGGTGCAGTGGCGGGCAAACAGAAACACAGGGGCTATGTGTGGCAGCTGCTGCCCAACGGCGTGATGCCCGAATACCGCCCTTAA
- the efeO gene encoding iron uptake system protein EfeO has protein sequence MKQKNILALSVLLAFALAGCQPPEAEQTAAASGTSAAPAVNADGSVNVAVNDAACEPMELSVPSGKVVFNIKNNSGRKLEWEILKGVMVVDERENIAPGLGDKMTVTLLPGEYAMTCGLLNNPRGKLTVTDSGFKQAGGEADLTKLAQPLADYKTYVQAEAKELVAKTTAFVAAVKAGEVEKAKSLFADTRTHYERIEPIAELFNELDPAIDAREDDYKQGPKDPEFTGFHRIEHALWVEKSTDGVKETAGKLEADVKKLQAEIDALTFPPSKVVGGAAVLMEEVAATKISGEEDRYSHTDLSDFQANVDGSQKIVELFRPMIAEKNQALLDKTDANFKQINEILAKYKTANGFETYDKLSEADRKTLQAPINALAEDLAQLRGTLGLN, from the coding sequence ATGAAACAAAAAAACATTCTTGCTTTGTCCGTGTTGTTGGCGTTCGCTTTGGCAGGCTGCCAGCCGCCCGAAGCCGAGCAAACCGCCGCTGCGTCCGGCACATCGGCCGCGCCCGCCGTCAATGCCGACGGCTCGGTCAACGTGGCCGTGAACGATGCCGCCTGCGAACCGATGGAATTGAGCGTGCCCAGCGGCAAAGTGGTGTTCAACATCAAAAACAACAGCGGCCGCAAGCTAGAATGGGAAATTCTGAAAGGCGTGATGGTGGTGGACGAACGTGAAAACATCGCCCCCGGCCTCGGCGATAAAATGACCGTTACCCTCTTGCCCGGCGAATATGCCATGACCTGCGGCCTCTTAAACAACCCGCGCGGCAAGCTCACCGTAACCGACAGCGGCTTCAAGCAGGCGGGCGGCGAAGCCGATTTGACCAAACTCGCCCAGCCGTTGGCCGACTATAAAACCTATGTTCAGGCCGAAGCCAAAGAGTTGGTTGCCAAAACCACCGCTTTCGTTGCCGCCGTCAAAGCGGGCGAAGTGGAAAAAGCCAAATCGCTGTTTGCCGACACCCGCACCCACTACGAACGCATAGAGCCGATTGCCGAACTGTTCAACGAACTCGACCCCGCCATCGATGCGCGTGAAGACGACTACAAACAAGGCCCGAAAGACCCGGAATTCACCGGCTTCCACCGCATCGAACACGCCTTGTGGGTTGAAAAATCCACCGACGGCGTGAAAGAAACAGCCGGCAAACTCGAAGCCGACGTGAAAAAACTGCAAGCCGAAATCGACGCGCTCACCTTCCCGCCGAGCAAGGTTGTGGGCGGTGCCGCCGTGCTGATGGAAGAAGTGGCCGCCACCAAAATCAGCGGCGAAGAAGACCGTTACAGCCACACCGATTTGAGCGACTTCCAGGCCAATGTTGACGGCTCGCAGAAAATCGTCGAGCTGTTCCGCCCGATGATTGCCGAGAAAAATCAGGCGCTGCTCGATAAAACCGATGCCAATTTCAAGCAGATTAATGAAATTCTGGCGAAATACAAAACCGCAAACGGCTTTGAAACCTACGACAAACTCAGCGAAGCCGACCGCAAAACCCTGCAAGCCCCGATTAACGCCTTGGCCGAAGATTTGGCGCAACTGCGCGGTACTTTGGGTTTGAACTGA
- a CDS encoding class I SAM-dependent methyltransferase, with protein sequence MDLTPKQTAAQLRCPHGKEAAAFGQIMNLRNLAQISACLETLQIRAGSQLLEIGCGNGGLLGWILSQNENLHYTGLEVSEAMHREACGFNQAFIEAGLAQYCLYGGGKLPFSDGRFDMLFSVNTVYFWPDPAGMLAECARVLKRGGRMCLSFCERAFMETLPFAAYGFSLYNAADIRAVAAPLPLKTVAETRRSDWAVSKSNGLVQRETVHLLFEKR encoded by the coding sequence ATGGATTTAACACCCAAACAAACCGCTGCCCAACTGCGCTGCCCGCACGGCAAGGAAGCCGCGGCTTTCGGGCAGATAATGAACCTGCGCAATCTCGCGCAGATTTCGGCCTGCCTCGAAACCTTGCAAATCCGCGCAGGCAGCCAACTGCTGGAAATCGGTTGCGGCAACGGCGGCCTCTTGGGCTGGATATTGTCGCAAAACGAAAACCTTCACTACACCGGTTTGGAGGTTTCCGAAGCCATGCATCGAGAAGCCTGCGGATTTAACCAAGCATTCATCGAAGCAGGTTTGGCGCAATACTGCCTGTACGGCGGCGGTAAGCTGCCTTTTTCAGACGGCCGTTTCGATATGCTGTTCAGTGTCAACACCGTTTACTTCTGGCCCGATCCCGCCGGAATGTTGGCCGAATGCGCCCGCGTGTTGAAACGCGGCGGCAGAATGTGCCTGAGTTTTTGCGAAAGAGCCTTTATGGAAACGCTGCCGTTTGCCGCCTACGGCTTTTCTCTCTATAACGCCGCCGATATCCGTGCCGTTGCCGCCCCGCTGCCGCTTAAAACCGTAGCCGAAACCCGCCGCAGCGATTGGGCGGTAAGCAAAAGCAACGGCTTGGTGCAGCGCGAAACCGTGCACCTGCTGTTTGAAAAACGATAA
- a CDS encoding CYTH domain-containing protein: MTIEIERRFLLKNNNWRALAGEPETMRQGYLSVEKERTIRVRIIGNRAWLTLKGYISDVARSEFEYEIPLPHAETMMQTMCPFKLEKRRYKIDYRGFVFEIDEYFGENAPLIVAELELPNEDAAFAKPEWLGEEITSDGKFTNAYLSKHPYSEWGGR; this comes from the coding sequence ATGACTATCGAAATCGAACGCCGTTTCCTTTTAAAAAACAACAATTGGCGCGCGCTGGCGGGCGAGCCGGAAACCATGCGGCAGGGTTATCTGAGCGTGGAAAAAGAGCGCACCATACGCGTGCGCATCATCGGCAACCGTGCGTGGCTCACGCTCAAAGGCTATATTTCGGATGTTGCCCGCAGCGAGTTCGAATATGAAATCCCGCTGCCGCACGCCGAAACGATGATGCAGACCATGTGTCCGTTTAAGCTCGAAAAGCGGCGTTATAAAATCGACTATCGGGGTTTTGTGTTTGAAATCGACGAATATTTCGGCGAAAACGCGCCGTTAATCGTGGCGGAGCTGGAATTGCCGAACGAAGATGCGGCGTTTGCCAAGCCGGAATGGTTGGGCGAGGAAATCACTTCTGACGGCAAGTTTACCAATGCTTATCTGAGCAAACATCCGTATTCGGAGTGGGGCGGGCGTTAG
- the efeU gene encoding iron uptake transporter permease EfeU, protein MLREGIEAALIVGIVAGFLHQSGNGRLMPKVWLGVVAAALMCLGLGLAIHTATGEIPQKQQELVVGVIGLVAVAMLTYMVLWMKKAARSMKRQLEDSVQTALNKGGSGWALVGMAFLAVAREGLESVFFLLAVFQQSPSWRMPAGAVAGLLAAVAVGALVYRGGMRLNLAKFFRITGAFLIVVAAGLLAGSLRALHEAGVWNRLQTIVFDISHILHEDSPLGVLLGGFFGYTDHPTQGEVLVWLLYLVPVMYWFLRDGKPAVSQ, encoded by the coding sequence ATGTTGCGCGAAGGCATCGAAGCCGCGCTGATTGTGGGCATTGTGGCGGGTTTCCTGCACCAGTCGGGCAACGGCCGCCTGATGCCGAAAGTGTGGCTCGGTGTGGTTGCGGCAGCCCTGATGTGCTTGGGCCTGGGGTTGGCCATCCACACCGCCACCGGCGAGATTCCGCAAAAGCAGCAGGAATTGGTGGTGGGCGTTATCGGCTTGGTGGCGGTGGCCATGCTCACCTATATGGTGCTGTGGATGAAAAAAGCCGCCCGTTCGATGAAGCGGCAGCTTGAAGATTCGGTTCAGACGGCCCTAAACAAAGGCGGCAGCGGCTGGGCGCTGGTGGGCATGGCGTTTTTGGCGGTGGCGCGCGAAGGTTTGGAGAGCGTGTTTTTTCTGCTCGCCGTGTTCCAGCAAAGCCCCTCGTGGCGTATGCCCGCCGGCGCGGTGGCGGGTTTGCTGGCGGCCGTTGCCGTCGGCGCGCTGGTTTACCGCGGCGGTATGCGCTTGAACCTGGCCAAGTTTTTCCGCATCACCGGCGCGTTTCTGATTGTAGTGGCCGCAGGGCTTCTGGCCGGTTCGCTGCGCGCGCTGCACGAAGCGGGCGTGTGGAACCGCCTGCAAACCATTGTGTTCGACATTTCCCATATCCTGCATGAAGACAGCCCGCTGGGTGTGCTGCTCGGCGGCTTTTTCGGCTACACCGACCACCCCACGCAGGGCGAAGTGCTGGTGTGGCTGCTGTATCTGGTTCCCGTGATGTATTGGTTTCTGCGCGACGGCAAACCGGCGGTTTCCCAATAG
- a CDS encoding phosphoglycerate kinase has protein sequence MAFLKLTEQNVQGKTVLIRADMNVPFKDGKISDDTRIRASLASIRYCLDNGAAVIVMSHLGRPTEGEFHPEDDVAPVAAHLGGLLGKEVKVLNDWRDNKPALKAGEIAMLQNVRINKGEKKNDLELGKAYAALCDVFVNDAFGTAHRAQASTEAVAQAAPVACAGVLMAGELDALGKALKAPARPLAAIVAGSKVSTKLTILESLADKVDQLIVGGGIANTFLLAAGKPIGKSLAEHDLVEESKKIMEKMAAKGGSVPLPTDVVVAKAFAADAEATVKAIDDVAEDDMILDIGPQSAAALAAALKQAGTIVWNGPVGVFEFDQFAGGTEVLAKAIAESPAFSIAGGGDTLAAIAKFGVTDQISYISTGGGAFLEFLEGKELPAVAVLEKRA, from the coding sequence ATGGCATTTTTGAAACTCACCGAACAAAACGTGCAGGGCAAAACCGTATTGATCCGCGCCGACATGAACGTGCCGTTTAAAGACGGCAAAATCAGCGACGACACCCGCATCCGTGCTTCGCTCGCCTCGATTCGATACTGCCTGGACAACGGCGCGGCGGTGATTGTGATGTCGCACCTGGGCCGCCCCACCGAAGGCGAATTCCACCCCGAAGACGACGTCGCCCCCGTAGCCGCCCATTTGGGCGGCCTCTTGGGCAAAGAAGTGAAAGTGCTCAACGACTGGCGCGACAACAAGCCCGCGCTCAAAGCCGGCGAAATCGCCATGCTGCAAAACGTGCGCATCAACAAAGGCGAAAAGAAAAACGATTTGGAGCTGGGCAAAGCCTATGCCGCCCTGTGCGACGTGTTTGTGAACGACGCCTTCGGCACCGCGCACCGCGCCCAGGCTTCCACCGAAGCCGTTGCCCAAGCCGCACCCGTGGCCTGCGCCGGCGTGCTGATGGCGGGCGAACTCGATGCCTTGGGCAAAGCCCTCAAAGCCCCCGCCCGCCCGCTGGCCGCGATTGTGGCCGGCAGCAAAGTTTCCACCAAGCTCACCATTCTCGAAAGCCTGGCCGACAAGGTTGACCAATTAATCGTGGGCGGCGGCATCGCCAACACCTTCCTGCTGGCCGCCGGCAAGCCCATCGGCAAATCGCTGGCCGAACACGATTTGGTGGAAGAATCCAAAAAAATCATGGAAAAAATGGCCGCCAAAGGCGGCAGCGTGCCCCTGCCCACCGATGTGGTGGTGGCCAAAGCCTTCGCCGCCGACGCAGAAGCCACCGTTAAAGCCATCGACGACGTGGCCGAAGACGACATGATTCTCGACATCGGCCCCCAATCCGCCGCCGCGCTGGCCGCCGCCCTGAAACAGGCCGGCACCATCGTGTGGAACGGCCCCGTGGGCGTGTTTGAGTTCGACCAATTCGCCGGCGGCACCGAAGTGCTGGCCAAAGCCATCGCCGAAAGCCCCGCCTTCTCGATTGCCGGCGGCGGCGACACGCTGGCGGCGATTGCCAAATTCGGCGTAACCGACCAAATCAGCTATATTTCCACCGGCGGCGGCGCTTTCTTGGAATTCTTGGAAGGCAAAGAGCTGCCCGCCGTGGCCGTGCTCGAAAAACGCGCTTAA